In Periophthalmus magnuspinnatus isolate fPerMag1 chromosome 9, fPerMag1.2.pri, whole genome shotgun sequence, the sequence gcagcagtattagcagtagtagtagcagtagtagtagtagcagtagtagtagtagtagtagtagtagtagtagtagtagtagcagtattagcagtagcagtagcagtagcagtagtagcagtagtagtagtagcagtagtagtagcagtagtagtagcagtagtagtagtagcagtagtagtagtagtagcagtagtagtagtagcagtagtagtggcagtagtagtagtagcagtagtagtagtagtagtagtagtagtagtagtagtagtagtagtagtagtagtagtagtagtagcagtattagcagtagcagtagtagtagtagcagtagcagtagtagtagtagcagtagtagtagtagcagtagtagtagtagcagtagtagtagcagtagtagtagtagcagtagtagtagtagtagcagtagtagtagtagcagtagtagtagcagtagtagtagtagcagtagtagtagtagtagtagtagtagcagtagtagtagcagtagtactagccACAGTAAAAGCCGAGGTTGTTGTTTATGAGGAAGTGTGAGGAGCAGAAGGTCAGAGGAATGAGCTGAGTCAGAAAAACTGTTACAACACAGATACAAATACTCCATACACAGCAAGTACTGCAACAATACAgatacaagtactacaacaactactgcaaatactattacaactagatcctcatttggGCATGTACTGGTTCTAAAAAAGTCCTATTGACcggacagaaatgagccttttgtgaatatctttagaatgagtATCAATCGAGTTTaaaattgtagtactttgttAAATTTAGTACTACAACCATGTACTCAGACTACAATTaattgtcagattgcagatgtgttgatgtggtttacatgtatgtctatggcggaatgttcggcagttaccacggtgacacaatgcacacacattagcaaacgctgacaaaaaatgtttaaaatagtctgaaactcaagaaaaaaaacaaaaaaacaaattagacTTAAACAGCACTTTTAACTGCACTGACTGAataactgttggctaatgctaatgctagctagcttgtgactgtaatgttatttgagagggacttgtttaccagcccaaacaaaactcagattaaagtctatcgtgagcaacagagcttcagacggagcagtgcttATGGTTAGCGTCACAGTCACAGACtttgttgatgacatcagctacaGAGTATCAATAGAAGAACATATCGTCTTACACATGTCCTTTAGTCGAGGGCACATGATAAATGCGATAAGACACGATAAACCAAACATTATGTCTCttctgtttaaatatttgaataaagttTAAAGTCAGTGAACGCCCTCAACAGAATGATGTCATCTGTTTACTCTGGGTCACCTGACAGTCACCTGCCGCACCTGACCATGTTTGATTACCTCCCACAACCATTACAGatgattactactaccactggaGTTGTCATggtactaaaatgtcaaactttgaGCCTAAAGAACAGACTTGAAACTTGAAACATCATCGAttgttttaaaatctattttttcAGGCAAAACTCTGTGATTTTACTCAAGGTCTGATCAAattcaagatgaaactgttcaggaaaggtcccaTTTGTCCAGATAAATGATTTTTCAGATTCAATACTCGTTCaattgagtatctagtttcaatattagtttcagatttttgatacttttgacaaccctactactgctattactactggtattactacttctattactactgctgctactactactactactaagagcTGATTTGTATGAAATGATTGAACAGAAGAGCCCTGATCTGTTTTGACTGTCTGAAGGTCAAAAGTCATGTTGGTGATAAAACAGAGGCGTTATGACATCACCACCAATGACCGTTAAGACATCACAACTTCCAGAAAGAAAAGTCACTTTCATCAGTAAAGCACTGGCCCTGGGGTCTCCAGGCTCCagatttcaacatttttggttAAAATTTTAACATGAAATACATCACAACGTacaaactactgctactaccactactgctactactgtcactattgctacaactactactactacaattggTTGTTCACTTATTCCTCGTCTCTTGCAGTTTTATTATCAGGTTCTTACAGAGTTTCATGTTCTATGCTGTGATGGACTTTTGCACAGCTGCTTAAAACAAACCCAAACGTTAATggtaacagttttattttattttaactttcagTTTTTCTAAACACGATGCCACAGATCAGTGTTTAACCGTTACGTCCCGCGCTTCACCTGTGACAGTCACCTGACGCACACACGTCACACGTACGTGCCTCCTCCGGCTCCAGCAGCGCTTCAAAACAACACTCAATGTTTTAAACGCGTTTGATTCAACTAAATATTATTTATAACAGATTGCCATTCACtaaatgtgcatgttttcatttttattgtataaATTAGGACTGAAACAGGGGGAAACtaggctaaaccagggccaaaccaggactaaaccaggacttaaccaaagataaatcaggactaaaccaggactaaacccggactaaaccagggtaaGGGGAGACAGAGCTGATTTGACCCGTTTTTACAGCTCCTATCCCCTGGTGTTGACAGGAGCATCACGCCCAGCTCCATGGATCTATCCTCGGCCTGCTCCCGTGCGCCTCCCCGGGCCTTACCTCCGGCTCCGGGAACAGCTCGTCCCCATCTTCGAGCTCCTGGAATCCGCTGTGGTCCTGCGCCATGGCCCGGGCGGGTGTGCGGAGgtctggaggtgtggaggagaggagcggaCAGGCGGAGGGACTGTGGCCGAGGAGCAGCTGTGGAGAGCGGGCTGTGAGGCTGCTCCTGCCCCGGTGTCATGTGACCAACGCCGTGGCCAGGAGCGGACAGGAGGTACCACTCTGCTGCGGGAAAGACACAGGtggaagttttttgttttgtttttttactttaattttaataatttaagtGATAATACTAACaaaaaaactatacaaaaataaatatatcattattaattacaattacaagtgttttatatctcaaaaatacatattactgTGACCTGTCATGTCCTCACACATCTGACTTGATTTGGTGGTGccacatctgcttgtctccatggagatattaagtttaataatgccatactgtggaaaataacAGGAATACCAatgacatatccatggagacaactgtGTTGTGTTGAAAAGCTTTTATTCTTGCAAAAGTGGGATATTTTTGGGGCTGATTTGCTATTTTGTcatgtaaacatttattttatttaattttattgcaaaaaagttattaattcatttcAATTTCTCTCCAAGCCCTATAAAAATAATTTGCACTGATACTAATCTAAAGaaagttttaatcattttaattaaatatttatgttttcattataGGTCCTGTATTAGGCCATTCTCTgctctctgttctaatgttgtttcctcaacacaaacagaccttcatttgcacatgtttaacacacaaaccctgtatatttaggctgagttctcctcagaaaacactctgtttcaccttgtgatgtcatcaagtggtaaaacaggaagtgctccactgtgtttttaaactccacacaccttcccTAGGATCAttaggataatttcagccctggagtttccaatctctactgaactaaaggtaaaaggagctgttaacttgaaaactaccactatatgatGTCACAAGggggaacggagcattttgagctttggagatattacagactaataaagtgttactcaaacatgtgtgaatgaaacaatcatgttatataggacatttaaagagGGAAACATTCTGACAACAATCTGTCATAAGAACACAATTTATTACAATatgcatattttaaaagcatttgtttaGTATTATAGCTATTAAAAACGTATGATTGATGTATATTTGTTATTTCTGTAtgtttcccactgtgagtcaaataaaggtttatcttatCTTCTTCTGTGTTGCATCAATGGATCTGGCAGGGATAGATCCAGAGTGATTCCTCCATAGACGATCTTCGGAGCGTGTCTCAAACCGGAAGGGACGGTTTTAAGAGACGCACCTGTTTCTCTCCGCTCTGTTTCTCATGTTTATCAGAAATAAGTCAGTTTAAACAGCAAATATTCCACTTGAATATGAAATAGGCCACATCCGTGTTTTTGTGAGTTTAAAGGCGAGGGATGGAAGCTGTGGCGAGGCTGGTCTGCTCCGGAGACTCGGTCCTGGCTCCGGGGAAAGGTAAGACTCTGCAGCCGGGTTTGGGTCACTCCCAGCGGGAGCACTCAGCCCCGGGACGGAACCACCACGAGTTTAAACCGGGATTTAAACTTGGACTACATTAAGGACtacaataaaccaggactagaccgggactaaaccaggtctaaagaaaaaaacaagtccacttaaccgggactgaaccatcATTGAACCAGggttggaccaggactaaagcaggactaaactgggcctTTTAACACTTGGGTTTTTCCTCACGTCTGTTTCTTTCAGATGTTGGCCGGGTCTCAGACTGTGGgacaaacacagacctggactGGGAGGATCAGGTCAGGACCATGATCGAGTCTGGGTccagactgagccaggacttcAACTCTGAGAAGCTGAAGGAGCAACAGGACGAGCTCGACTTCAACAAGAGGAAGAGCCAACTGACGAAGAGGAGGGACGAGGCTGTCAAACAGCACCAGGTACAAAACACTGAGGGCGGAGTGTGTGAAATGGGCTTTTTGGAGATTTCCCCCGTGTTCTAAGGCTGatcactcatcaaaaacatgtctgaagaggttttagatgtcattcaaatatgtttgagtatttttgcaatctctcccgtgccctattcaaaccctccttacatttAGCTGTACaagcctgtacgaggctccgcccacaagcctacatcacccatggtCCCACACGTCCccataattatacaaaaacatgatataaaactgtacacagtaactgcagtagtttcattagtgggatgcgcgaggattgtgttgtgatagtgctctgaagtgggagtgacttaacacaaagagcaaagggagggaagactctgtgtcaaaaatgaaagtgaaacatttTGCTTTTTGATCCCCTGAGTTAaaactctcttctcctccccttctccgcCTCTCCtgtcttccttctttccttttgtccctctctttctgttctttCTCAGGCTCTTCTGGAGAAGATGGAGTCTGTACGGGTGAAGCTGCAGCTGAATAACTCCAAAGCTACGAGGAAGAACTTCTTGTCCAAGATCCAGGAAATGACAACAGAGCGAGACCACGCCCAGGAAGAGCGTGATAGGTGAGCCCCGCccacacagaggtcaaatgatgggagggcatctgacacacagggatacaggaggatgttATAGTTTCTGACTCAGTggtatgggagggcatctgacgtgtTTGTCCTTTAGGCTGGCAGCAGAGCTTGTGGAGGCGGAGTCTCAACTCTCATCTCtggaggcggagcagggggaggagcagCGTCTCTGGGACCAGGAAATGTCCGAGCTCAGGAGTCAAACTGAGCGCGCTCAGACCGAGGCGAAAGAGGCCATGAACAAGGCCCAGAGGGACGAGCGAGTGGCcatagagaaacagagagacacgGCCAACGAGAGGATCGAGAGCTGGCTCAACCAGGTACAACACTACTGCAggtactactgatactactgcaggtactactgatactactgcaggtactactgatactactgcaggtactactgatactactaatactacttcaCATACTACTGCTGGTACTATAAAAAGTACTTCTAATACTAGTGGAGgggtgatattttattttatttattttatttttatttatttatttaaaagggacaatgcacattaataaacaccagtaaaaaatacACGTGTAAATGTGCCGAAGTTAGCTGCCATCTCGGTATCGGTTTGATATTCAGCATTGTCAGTATTTGGCACAGATCTTTGTGGCCCCTGTGTCGACACCGTGTGTCCTCAACTCTCACATATCGGCTACAGTCTCAGTGTTACTGATATATCACTTGTCTCTAGTTTTTTAGTCCTAAATGATACAcaggaaaactgaaaaaacagcaaaggaaagttaaaaccagagtcatgtttgtggagatgcgagcccccCCACTGTAAGGACgcaggtttttgtttttcagtagaataagaacatccaaaatgaaaagaacatCCAAAATTAAAAGAACATCCAAAATTAAAAGAACATAGttttatttgagaaaagttAAATACTGTGATTAAACGTGATTGGCTGTCTCCAGGTGGGCGTGTACCTGAATGGGCTGAGGGCGGAGCTTCCACAGCTGCACAGACAGGAGAAGGCTCAGTGGGATTCCCGGGAGGCAGCagtgaggaggagacagaaggagatcCAGAGCACCTTCACTGAACTCCTGCTGAAGCTCGAGAGAGGACAACACCTGGAGACCCTGCCACAAGTGCCTCTACCGCATCTGCCTCAAGTGCCCATGGTGAGATGGGGACTGAACTGGGGACTGAACTGGGGACTGAACTGGGGACTGAACTGGGGACTGAACTGGGGACTGAACTGGGGACTGAACTGGGGACTGAACTGGGGACTGAACTGGGGACTGGACTGGGGACTGGACTGGGGACTGAAgctaggagtaaaccagggaccaagactaaaacagggatTGAACGTGACTAAAGGAGTGACTAAAGGAGTGACTAAAGGAGTGACTAAAGGAGTGACTAAAGGAGTGACTAAAGGAGTGACTAAAGGAGTGACTAAAGGAGTGACTAAAGGAgtgactaaagcagaactgaaggaTTAATACAACTTTATGAGCGGATGTTTGTTATTCTTTATTTTCCAGGCGGATCTGTACTTCCACCGTATCATGCAAATCACCCCTCGCCCTCAGACTCCGCCCCCAACCCCTCCCCTTCTGCCCCTTCCCAATGTTCGACCAATCGGAGTCCCCCTCCTTGCGAATCGGCCCATACACGGCCACTTCCCTCTG encodes:
- the rnf214 gene encoding RING finger protein 214 — its product is MEAVARLVCSGDSVLAPGKDVGRVSDCGTNTDLDWEDQVRTMIESGSRLSQDFNSEKLKEQQDELDFNKRKSQLTKRRDEAVKQHQALLEKMESVRVKLQLNNSKATRKNFLSKIQEMTTERDHAQEERDRLAAELVEAESQLSSLEAEQGEEQRLWDQEMSELRSQTERAQTEAKEAMNKAQRDERVAIEKQRDTANERIESWLNQVGVYLNGLRAELPQLHRQEKAQWDSREAAVRRRQKEIQSTFTELLLKLERGQHLETLPQVPLPHLPQVPMADLYFHRIMQITPRPQTPPPTPPLLPLPNVRPIGVPLLANRPIHGHFPLHLHPPPPFPGQRFPHPLHHHPPPRFVVTSLPVHVPPPRAQTPPLVNATANASANASANATANATANATANATANATANATAPPAAAVGTLTKILEKLRVQFPQCSGPELTKLLQQVKMDRGTLAGLSMEEVIDRVRVKVEASSPVTPAPAAPASPSTRKPCLMCQKPIDPGAKFELKCSHTVHKECIQVWLKSSKSNNCPFCPNK